In a single window of the Vicugna pacos chromosome 8, VicPac4, whole genome shotgun sequence genome:
- the LOC116279678 gene encoding transport and Golgi organization protein 1 homolog, protein MSWGPAFHLQSVEPEPESLLAAYLVIAILAIYLWKTILAVKHRIYRVNLHRISEAIKRCMKKNSELVEEISRCTQKDDIETLEKMNEILDDVIREIHTELRSKRDQSVKNRNLVQFSPHGVHVSKEEHHVQKKNAQLENEKDQSSILRAGSEDSKHRALTSHECSLEESKKKRQDRHAASGSVKVGKEAKFLRQKNVDFLEGICGQRKKDAEKKLDMKGCELVEKKHLLAVEQKLKLAEEEIQMYKRRVEELQQEMQETEDSFKYRIALLEEVAQDNWLWALDQGRATREMRWEVAYLKQRLEEICRQRQAEEYTRQRPISRGPYRLHPPLRDSGPGAVPVRNDSACLTEEAEEAQVGMDAGEPCPFPGPSCMPYFMGGPPPFTGYWPPPPGPTWCPPGCHPLSPPPPYEQFEI, encoded by the exons tCTCTCCTTGCTGCCTACCTGGTGATTGCTATCCTGGCCATTTACCTCTGGAAGACGATCCTTGCT GTAAAGCATCGAATATATCGAG tTAATTTACACCGGATTTCTGAGGCGATCAAGCGTTGCATGAAGAAAAACTCAGAACTTGTAGAAGAAATATCCAGGTGCACACAGAAG gaTGATATCGAAACACTTGAGAAGATGAATGAAATCCTTGATGATGTCATTCGAGAAATACATACCGAACTACGATCTAAGAGAGATCAGAGTGTCAAGAATCGCAACTTG GTTCAGTTCTCCCCTCATGGAGTTCATGTCAGTAAAGAAGAACATCATGTCCAGAAGAAAAATGCTCAGCTTGAGAACGAGAAGGATCAG TCAAGCATTCTGAGGGCAGGATCTGAGGATTCGAAGCACAGAGCCTTGACGTCTCATGAATGCAGCCTGGAAG aaagtaaaaagaaaaggcaagaccGCCATGCTGCATCGGGGTCTGTGAAAGTGGGCAAGGAAGCCAAATTCCTCAGGCAGAAGAACGTGGACTTTCTTGAAGGAATCTGTGGACAAAGAAAGAAGGACGCAGAAAA GAAGCTGGACATGAAAGGATGTGAGCTGGTGGAAAAGAAGCACCTATTAGCAGTAGAGCAGAAGTTGAAATTGGCTGAAGAAGAGATACAAATGTACAA GAGAAGAGTTGAAGAATTGCAACAGGAAATGCAGGAAACAGAGGACAGCTTCAAATACCGG ATCGCTCTTCTTGAGGAGGTGGCTCAAGACAACTGG CTCTGGGCTCTGGACCAGGGGAGGGCAACGAGAGAGATGAGATGGGAGGTTGCCTACTTGAAACAAAG ATTGGAAGAAATCTGCagacagaggcaggcagaggaataTACGAGGCAGCGACCCATCTCAAGAGGACCATACAGGTTGCATCCTCCACTGAGAG ATTCAGGACCTGGTGCCGTCCCTGTGAGGAACGACAGCGCCTGCCTTACTGaggaggctgaggaagcccag GTTGGTATGGATGCAGGAGAGCCCTgtcctttcccaggaccatccTGCATGCCCTACTTCATGGGCGGCCCTCCACCATTCACGGGCTACTGGCCGCCTCCACCTGGACCAACCTGGTGCCCTCCGGGCTGTCACCCACTGTCTCCACCTCCGCCATATG AACAGTTTGAAATTTGA